The following coding sequences lie in one Caproicibacterium argilliputei genomic window:
- a CDS encoding sugar ABC transporter substrate-binding protein, with protein sequence MKKALSMILTLAMAAATLTGCSGGAGSTAGSAATSKKLTIWTNMKVETPALQKLGNEWGKKNGYQVKVVHQSPTIQQFAQAAKSADGPDAVVGIPNDQLADYINAKLAMEVPKDTYKNQDFSEAAVQSCYAEGKRYATPIAVETVALFYNTDLVSKAPATWEDLVKTAQGKGGVQFDATSIYYDLGFLRACGGYIFQYKDGAYNVQDIGLNNDGAVKAYTFINSLCKTYKYVSKDVTADIARSNFQNGKTAFYIGGPWDIDGFQSAGTHFKVVEMPTFNGQPFVTPVGTQVGFVSSQSKNQQAAWDFISYVTNDGAEALYQAGSRIPAKLAEQKKDTINKKESTRAFIAQINHGEPMPTVSEMGKLWDIHTNNIRSMWAGELTPEEAADNIVKQLKEADQLMDAAK encoded by the coding sequence ATGAAAAAGGCACTGAGTATGATTTTGACATTGGCAATGGCAGCAGCAACTCTGACAGGCTGTTCGGGCGGCGCCGGCAGTACGGCCGGCAGTGCGGCAACTTCAAAAAAGCTGACCATCTGGACAAACATGAAAGTGGAAACGCCGGCGCTGCAGAAGTTGGGAAACGAGTGGGGAAAAAAGAACGGGTATCAGGTAAAGGTCGTTCATCAGTCCCCAACGATTCAGCAGTTTGCGCAGGCGGCGAAGAGCGCGGACGGTCCGGATGCCGTGGTCGGGATTCCTAATGACCAGCTTGCGGATTATATAAATGCCAAGCTTGCCATGGAAGTTCCGAAAGATACTTACAAGAATCAGGACTTTTCAGAAGCGGCGGTTCAGTCCTGCTACGCAGAGGGAAAACGCTATGCGACACCAATTGCTGTGGAAACCGTGGCATTGTTTTATAACACAGACCTTGTGTCAAAAGCACCGGCAACTTGGGAAGACCTTGTGAAAACAGCGCAGGGAAAAGGCGGGGTTCAATTTGACGCGACCAGCATTTATTATGACCTTGGCTTCTTGAGAGCCTGCGGCGGCTACATTTTCCAATATAAAGACGGGGCTTATAATGTTCAGGATATTGGCCTGAACAACGATGGGGCTGTGAAAGCCTATACGTTTATCAATTCGCTGTGCAAGACTTATAAATATGTTTCAAAGGATGTAACCGCCGATATTGCACGCAGCAATTTTCAAAATGGGAAAACGGCATTTTACATTGGCGGACCGTGGGATATTGATGGCTTTCAATCGGCGGGCACTCATTTCAAAGTGGTCGAAATGCCGACATTTAACGGGCAGCCGTTCGTTACCCCAGTAGGTACGCAGGTTGGGTTTGTCAGCAGCCAATCCAAAAATCAGCAGGCGGCATGGGACTTTATATCTTATGTTACAAATGACGGAGCCGAAGCGCTGTATCAGGCAGGCTCCAGAATCCCGGCTAAATTAGCAGAGCAGAAAAAGGATACGATTAACAAGAAAGAGTCCACACGTGCGTTTATTGCACAGATCAACCATGGAGAACCGATGCCGACCGTGTCTGAAATGGGAAAGCTTTGGGACATTCATACCAATAATATTCGCTCCATGTGGGCAGGCGAATTGACACCGGAAGAGGCGGCTGACAACATTGTGAAGCAACTGAAAGAAGCAGATCAGTTAATGGATGCCGCGAAG